A window of Chitinophaga sp. MM2321 contains these coding sequences:
- a CDS encoding bifunctional 4-hydroxy-2-oxoglutarate aldolase/2-dehydro-3-deoxy-phosphogluconate aldolase, with protein sequence MKMNNKFSWETFNAMPVVGIMRNFPADIVAEIIPFYQKAGFTTLEITMNSDGAADIISELVDAYPDLNIGAGTVCEVDELQIALKAGASFIVTPILNEAVITHCVEKGIPVFPGALTPTEIYRSWKLGADVVKIFPATQFGPAYLKELKGPLNKIKLLPTGGVSLDNIAAFFKAGATGVGMGSTLFDKQMMAKKDYAAMSQHFKNIADRVKQSVGS encoded by the coding sequence ATGAAAATGAACAATAAATTTTCCTGGGAAACTTTTAACGCAATGCCGGTCGTAGGTATTATGCGGAATTTTCCTGCCGATATCGTTGCGGAAATTATTCCATTCTATCAAAAAGCAGGTTTCACTACTTTGGAAATAACAATGAATTCCGATGGAGCTGCGGATATTATAAGTGAATTAGTAGATGCTTATCCGGATTTAAATATAGGCGCCGGTACGGTTTGCGAAGTAGATGAGTTACAAATTGCACTCAAAGCGGGTGCATCGTTTATTGTTACACCCATTCTGAATGAAGCCGTAATAACCCATTGCGTGGAAAAAGGAATCCCTGTTTTCCCCGGTGCACTAACGCCAACAGAAATATACAGATCCTGGAAGCTGGGAGCCGATGTGGTAAAAATTTTTCCGGCAACACAATTTGGTCCGGCTTATTTGAAAGAGCTAAAAGGTCCGTTAAATAAAATCAAATTGCTGCCCACAGGAGGTGTTTCTCTTGATAATATAGCAGCATTTTTCAAAGCTGGCGCCACCGGTGTTGGAATGGGAAGTACATTGTTTGATAAACAAATGATGGCGAAAAAAGATTATGCAGCGATGTCCCAACATTTTAAAAATATCGCCGATAGGGTAAAACAATCAGTCGGCAGTTGA
- a CDS encoding 2-dehydro-3-deoxygalactonokinase: MNNTFFISVDWGTSNFRLRLVEKSTLQVIEEIITADGAQSIFSIWQEKGGDREFIFLDFLKKKINQLKTQLSKEIEIVISGMASSSIGIRELPYAHLPFQINGKGLHVATIRHPLFPNGIKVISGVCGDSDIMRGEEVQLVGLANETGRHGKLIYTFPGTHCKHILCENGTITGFNTFMTGEVFNMLCKHTILKDSIDTSAASVMDLNSFDQGVLRSQTTSSLLEELFKIRAWDILGHKSAKENYFYLSGLLIGEEISTLKSKSFDQIFLCAGSNLYEFYKRAIQLSGLADKTTYLLKEIVETAVIRGQIKTIEQMDEY; this comes from the coding sequence ATGAACAACACTTTTTTTATAAGCGTTGATTGGGGAACATCCAACTTTCGGCTCCGGCTGGTAGAAAAATCAACCTTACAGGTAATCGAAGAAATAATTACAGCGGATGGGGCTCAATCGATATTTTCAATCTGGCAGGAAAAGGGGGGCGATCGTGAATTTATCTTTCTTGATTTTTTGAAGAAGAAAATTAATCAGCTAAAAACACAGCTTTCAAAAGAAATAGAAATTGTCATTTCAGGGATGGCTTCTTCCAGTATCGGTATCCGTGAATTACCATATGCCCACCTCCCTTTTCAAATTAACGGAAAAGGATTGCACGTAGCCACTATCAGACATCCTTTATTTCCAAACGGAATTAAAGTAATTTCCGGCGTTTGCGGCGACTCCGATATCATGCGGGGCGAAGAGGTACAATTAGTAGGCCTGGCAAACGAAACAGGTCGGCACGGTAAACTCATTTACACCTTCCCGGGTACACATTGTAAACACATCCTGTGTGAAAACGGCACTATAACCGGCTTTAATACTTTTATGACGGGAGAGGTCTTTAATATGCTGTGTAAGCATACCATCCTCAAAGATTCAATTGATACATCAGCTGCCAGTGTGATGGACCTCAACAGTTTCGATCAGGGGGTACTAAGAAGTCAGACCACCTCATCCCTCCTGGAAGAGTTATTTAAGATCCGCGCATGGGATATTCTTGGGCACAAATCTGCTAAGGAAAACTATTTCTACCTTAGCGGATTACTGATTGGTGAAGAAATATCTACGTTGAAATCTAAATCTTTTGATCAGATTTTTTTGTGCGCAGGTAGTAACTTATACGAATTTTATAAACGTGCTATCCAGCTTTCAGGACTTGCTGATAAAACAACCTACCTATTGAAGGAAATCGTCGAAACCGCCGTTATCAGGGGACAGATAAAGACGATTGAGCAAATGGACGAATACTGA
- the dgoD gene encoding galactonate dehydratase codes for MIIEKIELFEVPPRWLFLKITTRSGITGWGEPIVEGKAASVAAVVKELQPYLIGRNAHQIEDIFQVLAKGGFYRGGIIQMSAISGIEQALWDIKGKALGVPVYELMGGAVRDKMRIYSWIGGDTHEKLHEQATARITAGYSAVKLNIAGQLEVHLNIKKIKEIKKNIQLVRETIGEENDLAIDFHGRVHKNMAKRLMQELEEFSPMFYEEVLLPEHSQGFGQLMNMTSIPLAAGERLAGREAFKDIIYHGHLDILQPDISHVGGIMEAKKIAAWAEASDIMMALHCPLGPIAFSAALQFDFCTPNALIQETSMGIHYNKGNIDLLSYVVNKEDFAVENGFIKKNNKPGLGIEVDEYAVREMAKVGHNWSNPIWRNMDGSFCEW; via the coding sequence ATGATTATAGAGAAAATTGAACTGTTTGAAGTCCCACCCCGGTGGCTGTTTTTAAAAATAACTACCCGGTCCGGTATTACCGGCTGGGGAGAACCTATTGTAGAAGGAAAAGCCGCCAGCGTTGCTGCTGTTGTCAAAGAATTACAACCATACCTTATTGGCAGAAACGCACACCAGATAGAAGACATTTTCCAGGTGCTGGCAAAAGGTGGATTTTACAGAGGCGGGATTATACAAATGAGTGCTATATCAGGTATAGAACAGGCCTTGTGGGATATAAAAGGGAAAGCACTGGGAGTCCCTGTTTATGAATTAATGGGAGGCGCAGTACGCGACAAAATGAGGATCTATTCCTGGATAGGTGGAGATACCCACGAAAAATTACACGAGCAGGCAACAGCACGCATAACAGCCGGTTATTCAGCTGTTAAATTAAATATTGCAGGTCAGTTGGAAGTACATCTGAACATTAAAAAGATAAAAGAGATAAAGAAAAATATCCAACTGGTAAGAGAAACCATTGGAGAGGAAAATGATTTGGCGATTGATTTTCATGGCCGGGTTCATAAAAATATGGCCAAAAGATTGATGCAGGAACTGGAGGAGTTTTCTCCCATGTTTTATGAAGAAGTACTGCTTCCTGAACATAGCCAGGGTTTTGGTCAGTTAATGAATATGACCTCGATTCCACTCGCTGCCGGCGAAAGACTTGCAGGCAGGGAAGCATTTAAGGATATCATATATCATGGTCACCTCGATATTCTTCAGCCTGATATAAGCCATGTAGGTGGAATTATGGAAGCCAAAAAAATCGCTGCCTGGGCAGAAGCTTCGGATATCATGATGGCTTTGCATTGTCCATTAGGGCCGATTGCTTTTTCCGCTGCACTACAATTTGATTTCTGTACACCAAACGCGTTGATTCAGGAAACAAGTATGGGTATTCATTACAACAAGGGAAATATCGATCTGCTTTCCTATGTTGTAAACAAAGAAGATTTCGCTGTTGAAAATGGCTTTATTAAAAAGAATAATAAACCCGGTTTGGGAATTGAAGTAGATGAATATGCGGTAAGGGAGATGGCTAAAGTAGGCCACAACTGGAGCAACCCGATCTGGAGAAATATGGATGGGTCATTCTGCGAATGGTAA
- a CDS encoding NAD(P)-dependent oxidoreductase: MKTKVLITGNIPREWVSALEPVSAITIWPGNGSFTMPRNDLLAEIGNYHGIVNFAEVKADQELIQHAHNLKVIANASIGYDNLNLPLLTTHNIWASNAPGFFNYPVAEYVFAGMMTISRRLLESDDFIRQGKWHSFEPGRWDGISLKEKTVGIIGLGSIGKHLRLMLKAIGANVIYNTPSPKEEEGWVSFEELISTSDIISIHIPLTSKTRNLIDSNAIAKIREGAIVINTSRGLIMDEAALIRALQSGKLAGAVLDVFENEPHVPAELKNMRNVLLTPHMAGGTKSARAACLKRAISNVAAVLQGNKPMNALNQLS, encoded by the coding sequence ATGAAAACAAAAGTTTTAATAACGGGTAACATCCCCCGGGAATGGGTTAGTGCATTAGAACCTGTTTCAGCAATAACCATCTGGCCTGGAAATGGAAGTTTTACAATGCCCCGGAATGATCTCCTCGCTGAAATAGGAAACTATCATGGGATAGTGAATTTTGCCGAGGTGAAAGCAGACCAGGAGCTTATACAACACGCCCATAACCTGAAGGTGATCGCAAACGCTTCTATTGGTTACGACAATCTAAATTTACCATTGCTAACCACCCATAATATCTGGGCTAGTAATGCGCCGGGGTTTTTCAACTATCCGGTGGCAGAATATGTTTTTGCAGGAATGATGACCATCTCCAGGCGACTGCTGGAATCAGATGATTTTATCAGACAAGGGAAATGGCACTCATTTGAACCAGGCCGCTGGGATGGCATAAGTTTAAAAGAGAAAACAGTAGGGATTATTGGGTTAGGGTCAATTGGAAAACATCTCAGGCTCATGTTGAAGGCAATAGGCGCCAATGTCATTTATAATACCCCCTCGCCTAAAGAAGAAGAAGGCTGGGTATCCTTCGAAGAATTAATCAGTACTTCAGATATTATTTCTATACATATACCACTTACTTCCAAAACCCGTAATTTAATAGATAGTAACGCCATCGCAAAAATCAGGGAAGGGGCAATTGTAATCAATACCTCCAGGGGATTGATTATGGACGAAGCAGCATTGATCCGGGCATTACAGTCCGGTAAATTGGCGGGCGCCGTACTCGATGTGTTTGAAAATGAACCACATGTGCCAGCGGAACTGAAGAATATGAGGAACGTTCTTTTAACCCCTCATATGGCGGGTGGTACTAAATCAGCAAGAGCAGCCTGTCTCAAAAGGGCTATTAGCAATGTGGCGGCGGTATTACAAGGCAACAAACCAATGAACGCACTTAACCAATTATCATAA
- a CDS encoding bile acid:sodium symporter family protein produces the protein MDSKKIFSGLLLFAGLILLGATLLYFIGNILSGSLFITALTLTAIGFLGFPQLKGFSYTIWILVAVVCALFYPSAFITVGGFELKKVIVPFVQLTMFGMGAHMSFDDFKGVARMPKGVLIAICCHYTVMPLIGFLLSRMFNFPPEVAGGIILIGCVPSAMASNVMSYLAKANLPLAVTIGACSTILAPFITPFLMKFFGGQYVEVNVAHMMIDITNMIIIPVVAGFIFNMFYFSNEDKKTKIIQLSAFAGIILFTNLIMMWVLNESVTELLISFATSMWWFYFLPMATAMLLKRARHISRSVIEQGLSFVAMVGIVINTLVITAAGRDNLLQIGGLLIITCLIHNVSGFGIGYFTAKIFGLPEKDRRTLAFEVGMQNGGVATGIALKMGKVATLGLASAIFGPLQNLTGSSLANWFRKQPVSDQNENDHALSINQEAEFKNDLVG, from the coding sequence ATGGATAGTAAGAAAATATTTAGCGGATTATTATTGTTTGCGGGCTTGATTTTATTAGGCGCAACTTTACTTTATTTCATAGGTAATATACTGTCAGGTTCTTTATTCATAACCGCACTGACACTCACTGCGATTGGTTTTTTGGGGTTCCCGCAGCTAAAAGGGTTTTCTTACACCATCTGGATATTAGTGGCGGTTGTTTGTGCCTTATTTTATCCATCGGCATTTATTACGGTAGGTGGTTTTGAACTGAAGAAAGTGATCGTTCCTTTTGTGCAGCTGACCATGTTTGGAATGGGGGCCCATATGAGTTTTGATGACTTCAAAGGAGTGGCCAGAATGCCTAAAGGAGTATTGATAGCTATATGTTGTCATTATACAGTGATGCCATTGATTGGATTTTTATTATCCAGGATGTTTAATTTTCCACCCGAGGTGGCTGGTGGTATTATCCTCATAGGCTGTGTACCCAGTGCTATGGCTTCCAATGTAATGTCATATCTGGCAAAAGCAAATCTTCCCCTGGCGGTTACAATAGGCGCCTGCTCCACCATACTGGCTCCTTTTATAACACCTTTTTTAATGAAATTTTTTGGTGGGCAGTATGTAGAGGTAAATGTTGCTCACATGATGATTGATATTACGAATATGATCATCATACCAGTAGTAGCAGGTTTTATATTTAACATGTTTTACTTTTCGAATGAAGATAAAAAAACAAAGATTATACAACTAAGTGCTTTTGCAGGCATCATTTTATTTACCAATCTCATCATGATGTGGGTACTGAATGAATCGGTAACTGAATTACTGATTTCTTTTGCAACATCCATGTGGTGGTTCTACTTCTTACCGATGGCAACAGCCATGCTTTTAAAACGCGCCCGTCATATCAGCAGGTCAGTGATAGAACAAGGGCTTTCTTTTGTTGCGATGGTTGGTATTGTGATAAATACCCTGGTTATTACTGCTGCCGGCAGAGATAATCTCTTGCAGATCGGCGGCCTGTTAATTATTACCTGCCTGATACATAATGTTTCGGGTTTTGGTATCGGATATTTTACAGCCAAAATATTCGGCTTACCCGAAAAAGATCGTCGCACCCTTGCATTTGAGGTAGGAATGCAGAATGGCGGCGTAGCCACAGGTATCGCATTAAAAATGGGAAAGGTAGCTACGCTTGGCCTTGCCTCTGCTATATTTGGTCCCTTGCAGAACCTCACCGGTTCTTCGCTCGCTAATTGGTTCCGCAAACAACCCGTATCCGATCAAAACGAAAATGATCATGCCTTATCCATCAACCAGGAAGCTGAATTCAAAAACGATCTTGTTGGCTGA
- a CDS encoding D-lyxose/D-mannose family sugar isomerase, translating into MQFKRSIINSSIDTAKEVIKHFGVSMPDFAAWKPEEWSHIKREAYAEIKDCMLGWDVTDFGSNDFKNIGRVLFTLRNGNKNHANYPKEYAEKLLIDPEGQRAPAHFHRNKREDIICRAGGNILVQLTKADKDGNPSPELFTIQVDGCTVKQTPGGIIRLKPGMSLCIPPGTIHQFWGEEGTGYKIDGIGYTLSVEVSSVCDDLYDNVFLGNYGTRYPEIVEDEPKRYLLCNEYPEV; encoded by the coding sequence ATGCAGTTTAAACGATCTATCATAAATAGCAGCATCGATACCGCAAAAGAAGTGATTAAACACTTTGGTGTTAGTATGCCGGATTTTGCAGCCTGGAAACCTGAAGAATGGAGCCATATAAAAAGAGAAGCCTACGCCGAAATAAAGGATTGCATGTTGGGATGGGATGTTACAGACTTCGGCAGTAATGACTTTAAAAATATTGGCAGGGTATTATTCACTTTACGGAATGGAAATAAAAATCATGCTAATTACCCAAAAGAATACGCCGAAAAATTATTAATTGATCCTGAAGGACAGCGCGCGCCAGCACATTTCCATCGCAATAAGCGGGAAGATATTATATGCCGGGCAGGCGGCAATATCCTCGTACAGCTTACCAAAGCCGACAAGGATGGAAATCCATCACCGGAACTGTTCACGATACAGGTAGATGGTTGTACTGTAAAACAAACACCGGGAGGAATTATCAGGTTAAAACCCGGTATGAGCTTATGTATACCACCGGGAACTATCCATCAATTCTGGGGAGAAGAAGGTACCGGTTATAAAATAGACGGGATCGGCTATACCTTAAGTGTTGAAGTGTCCAGCGTTTGCGATGATCTTTATGATAATGTATTTCTGGGAAACTATGGAACACGGTATCCTGAAATTGTAGAAGATGAACCAAAAAGATATTTACTCTGCAATGAATACCCGGAAGTCTAG
- a CDS encoding sialidase family protein: protein MMRTIKLLMIPAIFLAISFSGVDQLLAQSADWRNVKNGHSISTNGYCDQPYAVVLKNGKWLCVFTTGATAEGTGGQHIVSTVTEDQGKTWTKTVAIENPGSESASWAMPYLTRYGRVYVFYDYNGDKIHELNGQKNIREDMLGWYCYKYSDDEGKTWSKRYRLNIPKTKLDLNNDWKGEVQILWGIGKPVDVDGGMMFAFTRMGKYLIDNCEGWFFRCDNINTERNPDKLKWSLLPGNEQGLKNEKLGPVNEEQNIFQLNNGTLYCMERTISGHPAESYSHDGGKTWTLPQVPQYLNGIELKNPRACPRIWKCKNGKYLFWYHNNGSWNFTSRNPAWVSGGIEKNGKIIWSQPEILFYEDEVEKRMSYPDLIEQGGKYWITETNKEEARSHEVPVDFLNKLWSQFQINTVASKNLIQEWKQADLASKSTVTVPESNYQPGFTLDFRLRLGDLQPGQTIFSSKNNGKSVEVKTAEYGSVEIILKDGTDSSKWNSDPGLIPAYGEHGVTIIVDNGPKIIQFVVDGTVCNGRDFRQYGWGRYTVKMDDFRFLNIETGQLAKGQLQPQGQVTMLRVYNRPLMNTEAIGNQKNYMK, encoded by the coding sequence ATGATGAGAACAATAAAACTTTTAATGATCCCGGCAATTTTTCTTGCCATCAGCTTTTCAGGCGTGGATCAGTTGCTCGCTCAATCGGCGGATTGGAGAAATGTAAAAAATGGTCATTCAATTTCAACAAATGGTTATTGCGATCAACCCTATGCAGTGGTGCTTAAAAACGGAAAATGGTTATGCGTTTTCACAACCGGCGCAACCGCCGAGGGTACAGGTGGCCAGCACATTGTCAGCACAGTTACGGAAGATCAGGGTAAAACATGGACAAAAACAGTGGCAATAGAAAATCCCGGGAGCGAATCCGCTTCATGGGCTATGCCTTACCTCACCAGGTATGGCCGGGTATATGTATTCTACGATTACAACGGCGATAAAATTCATGAGCTGAATGGTCAGAAAAATATCCGGGAAGATATGCTGGGCTGGTATTGCTACAAATACTCAGATGATGAAGGTAAAACCTGGTCGAAACGGTATCGCTTAAATATTCCGAAAACAAAACTGGATCTTAATAATGACTGGAAGGGCGAAGTGCAGATCCTGTGGGGTATCGGAAAACCGGTAGACGTTGATGGAGGAATGATGTTCGCGTTTACAAGAATGGGTAAATACTTAATTGATAATTGCGAAGGTTGGTTTTTCAGGTGCGATAACATCAATACAGAAAGAAATCCGGATAAATTAAAATGGTCATTACTCCCCGGAAATGAACAAGGGTTAAAGAACGAGAAGTTGGGACCTGTTAACGAAGAGCAAAATATATTTCAATTGAATAATGGTACGCTTTATTGTATGGAACGTACTATATCTGGCCACCCTGCTGAATCCTATTCACACGATGGAGGTAAGACATGGACTTTACCACAAGTGCCGCAATATTTAAATGGTATTGAACTTAAAAACCCCAGAGCATGTCCCAGGATCTGGAAATGTAAAAATGGGAAATACCTGTTCTGGTACCACAATAATGGAAGTTGGAATTTTACCTCCCGGAACCCGGCGTGGGTGAGTGGCGGGATAGAAAAAAATGGTAAAATTATCTGGAGTCAGCCCGAAATACTTTTTTATGAAGATGAGGTCGAAAAGCGAATGAGCTATCCGGATCTGATTGAACAGGGAGGAAAATACTGGATTACTGAAACAAACAAAGAAGAAGCAAGAAGCCACGAAGTTCCGGTAGATTTTTTAAACAAGCTTTGGTCGCAATTCCAAATCAATACAGTTGCTTCCAAAAATTTAATACAGGAATGGAAACAAGCAGACCTGGCCTCCAAAAGCACCGTAACAGTTCCGGAGAGCAATTACCAGCCCGGGTTCACGCTCGATTTCAGGTTGAGACTGGGAGATCTGCAACCAGGTCAAACTATCTTTTCTTCTAAAAACAATGGAAAATCTGTAGAAGTTAAAACCGCTGAATATGGGTCAGTTGAAATTATACTGAAAGATGGCACTGATTCCAGTAAATGGAATTCCGACCCAGGTCTTATTCCTGCATACGGTGAACATGGCGTTACGATAATCGTTGATAACGGACCAAAAATCATCCAGTTTGTGGTAGATGGTACTGTTTGTAATGGAAGAGATTTCAGGCAATATGGTTGGGGGCGATACACAGTAAAAATGGATGATTTCCGTTTCCTTAACATTGAAACCGGTCAGCTGGCGAAAGGACAACTTCAGCCTCAGGGCCAGGTAACGATGCTCAGGGTGTACAACAGACCGTTGATGAATACCGAAGCAATTGGCAATCAGAAAAACTATATGAAATAA
- a CDS encoding sialidase family protein, translated as MKKYFVLAFCIPALVSIFNTRTQAQSSDIRNIANGYSIYENGYIDQPYMVVLNDGRWLCAFTTGAGKESAVGQHIVSMVSADQGKSWSVPVPIESSKGPSASWAIPYLTQFGRVYVFYDYNGDKVNTMNGKPISHNSELGWYCYKYTDDNGQTWSDRYRLPMPKAPVDFNNDFKGDVQLFWGIDKPNNVGNDMIFAFTRLGKYVQEVGEGWFYKSSNIQTEKDARKLQWDLLPSGDTGIRNPDYGSVQEEFNAVPLNNGGLYCMNRTSLGFAAHSYSHDGGKSWTMPVAATYTPGGSQLLKNPRACPMVFKCSNGKYLFWFHNNGSTSYKNRNPVWISGGVEKNGLIYWSQPEILLYNDDLSVNGMSYPDMVEQDGKFWMSETQKTKARVHPVNNALLDGMWNQANAKAAIKDGIIFQQSNIRKPQKYALPDLPDLRNGGITIDLWITFKDLNPGQIVFDSRENGKGMSITVTDKRTLNLQISDGTHTQNWDTDPGLLVKDKLHHVAFVVDGSPDIITVAVDGKLCDGGKDREFGWTRFSNQLVDINSGKKVALASVFNGKIKKLSIYNRYLTTSECISNYQSGKR; from the coding sequence ATGAAGAAATATTTCGTACTAGCATTTTGTATTCCTGCGCTGGTTTCAATTTTTAATACACGAACGCAGGCCCAGTCTTCGGACATAAGAAACATTGCGAATGGCTATTCAATCTATGAAAATGGTTATATCGATCAACCCTATATGGTCGTGTTGAACGATGGCCGGTGGCTTTGTGCTTTTACAACAGGCGCCGGCAAAGAAAGTGCAGTGGGGCAGCATATTGTTTCTATGGTAAGTGCTGATCAGGGGAAATCCTGGTCAGTACCCGTACCCATCGAATCCAGTAAGGGGCCTTCTGCTTCCTGGGCGATTCCTTATCTGACACAGTTTGGGAGAGTGTATGTTTTTTATGACTACAATGGAGATAAGGTGAATACAATGAACGGCAAACCAATCAGTCATAATTCTGAATTAGGCTGGTATTGTTATAAATATACAGATGACAACGGACAAACCTGGTCAGACCGATACCGCCTACCAATGCCCAAAGCACCTGTAGATTTTAACAATGATTTTAAAGGAGACGTACAGCTTTTCTGGGGTATCGATAAGCCGAACAATGTGGGCAACGATATGATATTTGCATTTACACGGCTGGGAAAGTACGTTCAAGAAGTGGGCGAAGGATGGTTCTATAAATCCAGTAATATTCAAACCGAAAAAGATGCCCGGAAGCTACAATGGGATTTACTTCCTTCGGGAGATACCGGCATCCGTAATCCGGACTATGGGTCCGTTCAGGAGGAGTTTAATGCAGTACCGCTTAACAATGGAGGCCTTTACTGCATGAACCGTACATCATTAGGATTTGCGGCCCATTCCTATAGTCATGACGGGGGCAAAAGCTGGACAATGCCCGTTGCCGCCACTTATACGCCTGGCGGGTCACAGCTGCTGAAAAACCCACGGGCATGTCCAATGGTTTTTAAATGCAGCAATGGTAAATATCTTTTCTGGTTTCATAATAATGGCAGTACCTCCTACAAGAATAGAAACCCGGTATGGATAAGTGGCGGAGTCGAAAAAAATGGCTTGATCTATTGGTCGCAACCCGAAATACTCCTCTACAATGATGATTTAAGCGTTAATGGAATGAGTTATCCGGACATGGTGGAACAGGATGGAAAATTCTGGATGAGCGAAACGCAAAAAACAAAAGCCCGCGTACATCCCGTTAATAACGCCTTATTGGATGGCATGTGGAATCAGGCCAATGCTAAAGCAGCCATTAAAGACGGAATTATTTTCCAACAATCAAATATCAGGAAACCCCAAAAATATGCCTTACCGGATTTACCCGATCTACGGAATGGCGGGATCACTATCGACCTCTGGATCACCTTTAAAGATTTAAACCCCGGTCAGATAGTTTTTGATAGCCGAGAAAATGGGAAAGGTATGTCTATAACGGTAACGGACAAACGTACATTGAACCTTCAGATAAGCGATGGAACACATACTCAAAACTGGGATACTGATCCCGGGTTACTGGTCAAGGATAAATTACACCACGTGGCATTTGTGGTGGATGGATCACCGGATATAATAACAGTGGCAGTAGATGGAAAGTTGTGTGATGGCGGGAAAGACAGGGAATTTGGCTGGACAAGATTCAGTAACCAGTTAGTAGATATCAATAGCGGAAAAAAAGTGGCACTCGCTTCAGTATTCAATGGAAAAATTAAGAAGTTAAGTATTTACAACCGCTATCTCACTACCTCCGAATGTATTAGTAACTACCAGTCAGGTAAAAGGTAA